One Pyrus communis chromosome 4, drPyrComm1.1, whole genome shotgun sequence genomic region harbors:
- the LOC137732409 gene encoding heat stress transcription factor A-6b-like, whose amino-acid sequence MNLDQDPASFSSSSAAPDHPLPLERLNDQGPPPFLAKTYDIVDDPSSNHIVSWSRDNNSFVVLDPNSFSMSLLPRYFKHNNFSSFVRQLNTYGFRKVDTDRWEFANEAFLRGQKHLLKNIRRRKASHLPQASQKTLDSCVEVGRFGLDIEIDQSRRDKQVLMGELVKLRQQQQANRVYLQGMEDRLKRTELKQQHMLSFLARAMQNPNFVQQLSQQKDLRKELEKAVTKKRRRTIEQGPSNVEVDELGHVGIETYVKVEPQEYGDISDQFEVSELDQFAIDMPGVSGSQNVHGDQECIERDEEHEGRGKDLDKGYWQDLFNENIDEEIGLLGVQEEDEEDVNVLIEELGFLAPSPK is encoded by the exons ATGAATCTCGATCAAGACCCAGCAAGCTTTTCGTCTTCGAGTGCGGCCCCTGATCATCCTCTGCCATTGGAGAGGCTCAATGACCAAGGTCCTCCGCCATTTCTCGCCAAAACGTATGACATCGTCGATGACCCATCATCCAACCACATAGTTTCATGGAGCAGAGACAACAACAGCTTTGTTGTTTTGGATCCCAATAGCTTTTCCATGAGTCTTCTCCCCAGATATTTCAAGCACAACAATTTCTCCAGCTTTGTCAGGCAGCTCAACACCTAT GGATTTAGGAAGGTTGATACAGACAGATGGGAGTTTGCTAATGAAGCGTTTCTCAGAGGGCAAAAGCATCTTTTAAAGAACATCAGGAGGAGGAAGGCATCCCATCTTCCTCAAGCTTCACAGAAAACTTTGGACTCTTGTGTAGAAGTTGGGAGGTTTGGATTGGACATAGAGATCGACCAGTCGAGGCGCGACAAACAAGTACTCATGGGGGAACTAGTGAAGCTTCGACAGCAACAGCAAGCTAATAGAGTTTACCTCCAAGGAATGGAAGATAGACTGAAGAGGACAGAGTTGAAACAGCAACATATGTTGAGTTTCTTGGCAAGGGCAATGCAGAATCCTAATTTTGTACAACAATTGTCGCAGCAGAAGGACTTAAGGAAGGAACTGGAGAAAGCAGTTACCAAGAAGAGAAGGCGGACTATTGAGCAAGGGCCTAGTAATGTTGAGGTGGATGAATTAGGCCATGTTGGAATAGAGACTTATGTTAAAGTTGAACCACAAGAATATGGTGACATTTCTGATCAGTTTGAAGTTTCGGAGTTGGACCAATTTGCTATAGACATGCCGGGGGTAAGCGGAAGCCAAAATGTTCATGGTGACCAAGAATGTATAGAGAGAGACGAAGAACATGAAGGTAGAGGCAAAGACCTGGATAAGGGTTATTGGCAAGACTTGTTCAATGAGAATATTGATGAAGAAATTGGTTTGCTTGGTGTTCAagaagaggatgaggaagatGTCAATGTGTTAATTGAGGAGCTGGGTTTTTTAGCTCCCAGTCCCAAGTAA